The nucleotide sequence CTTACATGCGGAACTGACACAATTTTTAGAACTATTGGGAATAAGGTCTTCTTTGGTGTAGTGAAGCTCAAGTGTTAATCGGGGTTTTAACTTTTCATATAGCGAATTTTCAAAAGTAGAAGAAGTAAACTCTCCCATTTCAGATACTTTGAAATGAGAATCTCTTGATAATTGGTCCTTGGTCAGGACTAGGATTTTTTGATCTTTCTCGCTTTTTATTTCAACAAGATTGCCATCTATAGAAGTGATTTCACCTTTAATATTTTCACCTGAATCCATTACTAAAGTCAATTTTTTGCTTGTCGGCTCGGTAGACTTGGCACGTTTACTAAATCCAGTTGTGACTTTATACATGGAAAAAAGAACAAATATAATTACAAAAAATCTAATCATTTCTCATCTACTTTAATTTAAAATTATCTACTCAGCAAATAGATATACTTTCGTCAATTAATTCAAGTCTCTATAAAATAGCGACTTGAAAATATGAGGTTTTTATTTAGGTCTACTATGAGTTCCTAATGGTGCTTAGTTACTCATTGTTTTTGCATAAATAGAGTTAATTCGGCTACGGTGAAACCAAACTTTTTTAAATAGGAGCGATTGATTAAGACGCCATCATTCATCAGAAACATCCAATCATCGAATTTGATTCTGTAAGTTGTATCACTGACTGGCAGATCCATTTCATAGACCCAGCGCATAGCATTACCTTCCACAGTGGCTTCAGCATCCCCTAGTATATCGCTTGCACTTGCTAGATATTGTTTGTTGTCAATCTTAGTTATTGTCCAAGTACGTTGCTGAGTTTCGCC is from Lentisphaera profundi and encodes:
- a CDS encoding DUF3833 domain-containing protein → MKLVKSFLIILIAILLISCSSSSKLQAYKNSEPKLDLQEYFTGPIKAWGIVQDRSGKVIRRFDVSMIGSWQGNVGTLKEDFIYYDGETQQRTWTITKIDNKQYLASASDILGDAEATVEGNAMRWVYEMDLPVSDTTYRIKFDDWMFLMNDGVLINRSYLKKFGFTVAELTLFMQKQ